A genome region from Engraulis encrasicolus isolate BLACKSEA-1 chromosome 6, IST_EnEncr_1.0, whole genome shotgun sequence includes the following:
- the LOC134450555 gene encoding beta-1,4 N-acetylgalactosaminyltransferase 2-like yields the protein MAGGDLLPRMKRSWLWLLFISVFLLAFCFLMYNPTLNSDYDLQALCPALSPTHSSATIISRRVPKPCSCNVSLLKDFFKNDDAISRRRQEEYRKHKTRVSSPLDLILVAPANSPLQYPIQGFNVVPLKDTPIPGLGVFTTERDIYKVSLEVSRGVLSVRPLEGGLIEGDGSGRINITALAADKLNDILSRVYYASTVYRIRTGDLVHFTFENHKVTFPVVIEQPSTPIIFDPGEEFFVDALGRLLIASCNHVIVDHQTKRPGNEQYHFFRKQTENDINRELYYFKNHFNCINLRAD from the exons ATGGCTGGGGGGGACCTGCTGCCAAGGATGAAGCGGTCGTGGCTGTGGCTGCTGTTCATCTCCGTCTTCCTCCTAGCCTTCTGCTTCCTCATGTACAATCCCACCCTCAACTCTGATTACGACCTGCAGGCCCTCTGTCCCGCCCTGTCACCCACACACTCCAG CGCCACAATAATCTCCAGACGCGTCCCGAAGCCCTGCTCATGCAATGTGAGTCTGCTGAAGGACTTCTTCAAGAATGACGACGCCATCAGCAGGAGACGGCAGGAGGAGTACAGGAAGCACAAGACAAG AGTGTCCTCCCCCTTGGACCTCATCCTTGTGGCTCCAGCCAACTCTCCTCTTCAATATCCAATACAGGGATTCAACGTTGTGCCTCTTAAAGACACTCCAATCCCGG GTCTAGGTGTCTTCACAACAGAAAGAGACATCTACAAG GTCTCGCTGGAGGTTTCTCGAGGTGTGTTGTCGGTGAGACCGTTGGAGGGCGGCCTGATAGAGGGCGATGGAAGTGGCCGCATCAACATCACTGCTCTCGCCGCAGACAAACTCAACGACATCCTCAGCAGAGTGTACTACGCAAGCACTGTGTACCGCATCCGGACCGGAGACCTCG TCCACTTCACCTTTGAGAATCACAAAGTCACCTTTCCTGTGGTCATCGAACAACCCTCTACGCCCATAATATTTGATCCAGGAGAGG AGTTCTTTGTGGACGCGTTGGGGAGACTCCTGATAGCGTCATGCAATCACGTCATTGTGGACCACCAGACGAAGAGGCCAGGGAACGAGCAGTACCACTTCTTCAGGAAGCAAACCGAAAACGACATCAACAGAGAACTCTATTACTTCAAGAACCACTTTAACTGCATCAACCTGAGGGCTGACTGA